TGACTAGTATCCTTATTCATGGGTTGAAGAAAGGGGTTTTTGCATCTGCTTTAGCGAGGGACCCGCCGATATATACGGAGCAGTTGATGGCGATGGCACAGAAATACATCGACGAAGAGGAGATGAATGCTATGAAAGATGAGGAATGGAGAATTACGTCAGAACGAGCCAGGGATGGAAGATACAGCAGAGATCATGACAGGCGAcccaaaaatgagaaagaaaaggagcCACCTTATCAGTCGAAATATAGTAAGTACACTCCTTTAAATATGACTAGGGCAAAAGCTCTCATGTTGGTAGAAAAAGATAATGTATTGATCTGGCCAAAGCACACAAGGATTACTCCAGCTAAAAGGTACTCGAACAAATATTGTCGTTTCCATCGGGAAAAAGGACATGATACAGAGGAATGCTATCAGTTGAAGGACGAGATAGAGCGATTGGTCCGACAGGGGTACTTTAGGAGACAGAATCTTCATAATTTCGAAGAGAGAAGACGTGATCGAAGAGGTAGGTCGAGAAGTCGGGAACGCCGACCGAGTTGGGCAACTGAAAGAGAGAACCGGACAGTGGGAGAAAACGCGCCTGTGAAAGGCATTATCCACACTATCGCGGGTGGATCAGAAGGATGGTCGAGAAGGGCTAGAAGGAAATTTGAAAGAGAGAATAGGCTGGAACGACGCAAGCAAGGTGTAAATATGACAGATAACCCAGAGATCGTGTTTGGAGATCGGGATGCGGGTGCAAGGCTAGTGACAGACAATGATCCGATGGTAATAAGAATGGATATAGCAAA
This sequence is a window from Sesamum indicum cultivar Zhongzhi No. 13 unplaced genomic scaffold, S_indicum_v1.0 C00716, whole genome shotgun sequence. Protein-coding genes within it:
- the LOC105155222 gene encoding uncharacterized protein LOC105155222 is translated as MAQKYIDEEEMNAMKDEEWRITSERARDGRYSRDHDRRPKNEKEKEPPYQSKYSKYTPLNMTRAKALMLVEKDNVLIWPKHTRITPAKRYSNKYCRFHREKGHDTEECYQLKDEIERLVRQGYFRRQNLHNFEERRRDRRGRSRSRERRPSWATERENRTVGENAPVKGIIHTIAGGSEGWSRRARRKFERENRLERRKQGVNMTDNPEIVFGDRDAGARLVTDNDPMVIRMDIANFTIHKVLIDNGSSADIIFKGVLDKMGLDNVRLESANTPLIGFG